Proteins encoded in a region of the Novibacillus thermophilus genome:
- a CDS encoding vitamin B12-dependent ribonucleotide reductase, protein MKIKRYYTKPGEDPFASVEYTLRDSRITNPDGSVVFEMKGAEVPKHWSQVAADIMISKYFRKAGVPQTDENGEPILDENGKPVTGPERSVKQVVHRLAGCWRDWGERYGYFDTKEDAQAFYDELVYMMLHQMAAPNSPQWFNTGLAYAYNITGKSQGHYYVDPETEEIKQGKDAYTRPQPHACFIQSIEDDLVNEGGIMDLWVREARLFKYGSGTGTNFSNIRGKGEPLSGGGSSSGLLSFLKIGDRAAGAIKSGGTTRRAAKMVCLDLDHPDVEEFINWKANEEKKVRALIEAGYDPSFNGEAYETVSGQNSNNSVRVPNAFFKAVEEDGTWKLIRRTDGKVSKELRARDLWDQIADAAWECADPGIQCDDTINEWHTCPAGSDGQLGAKHNRINASNPCSEYMFLDNTACNLASLNLLKFFDAERRQFDIDGLEHSVRLWTIVLEISVLMAQFPSKEIARLSYEFRTLGLGYANIGTVLMVSGIPYDSKEALAITGAVTAIMTGTAYATSAEMAKELGPFKAYKHNREHMLRVIRNHRRASYDAPEDEYEGLTIKPLGISEEHCPKDLLAAARTSWDKALELGEQYGYRNAQVTVLAPTGTIGLLMDCDTTGVEPDFALVKFKKLAGGGYFKIANQSIRPALKNLGYNEKQIEDILTYVTGTLSLDGAPHINRESLKNIGFTDDDIKKVEDALPTVFELPYAFNVSTLGEECLSRLGFTPEQYQSPEFDLLKALGFTQEQIDEANDVICGMLTTEGAPHLKEEHYPVFDTANKCGKHGTRYIHYMGHIRMMAAAQPFLSGAISKTINMPEHATRKDIQHAYWESWKYGLKAISIYRDGSKSSQPLNSKGDKNETKETDTAVETDIQGAETVQPAATSGEYREFIAKGHATSERRRLPRQREGFTQEARIAGQKIFVRTGEYEDGSLGELFIDMHKAGTTMRGMLDAFAVAVSLGLQHGVPLEKYVDAFTFTRFEPAGVVDHPNIKMATSVVDYVFRMIGMEYLGRKDFVQVPPADEELRYYQNKLKQQERKNRTADVKQTATQREMEQSADKPTLPQLAEPKLNSAKVASNGAPICTECGGMTKQSGTCYVCLDCGSTTGCS, encoded by the coding sequence TTGAAGATTAAACGCTACTATACAAAGCCGGGAGAAGATCCCTTTGCATCAGTGGAATATACGCTGAGGGATTCGCGCATTACGAATCCAGACGGATCTGTCGTGTTTGAAATGAAAGGGGCAGAAGTGCCGAAACATTGGTCGCAAGTCGCGGCTGACATTATGATTTCTAAGTACTTCCGAAAGGCCGGAGTGCCGCAAACTGATGAAAACGGCGAACCGATTTTGGACGAGAACGGGAAGCCGGTCACAGGACCCGAGAGAAGCGTTAAGCAGGTTGTCCACCGTTTAGCGGGATGCTGGCGGGACTGGGGGGAACGGTACGGCTATTTTGATACAAAAGAGGACGCACAGGCCTTTTACGATGAGCTCGTGTACATGATGCTTCACCAGATGGCTGCGCCCAACTCGCCGCAGTGGTTCAACACTGGGCTCGCTTACGCTTACAATATTACCGGGAAGTCACAAGGCCACTACTACGTGGACCCTGAGACGGAAGAGATAAAACAGGGTAAAGATGCGTATACACGTCCACAGCCCCACGCTTGCTTCATCCAATCCATCGAAGACGACCTCGTGAACGAAGGCGGCATTATGGATCTGTGGGTGCGGGAAGCGCGCCTGTTCAAGTACGGCAGCGGAACGGGGACGAACTTCTCCAACATCCGCGGCAAAGGGGAACCGCTGTCCGGCGGTGGGAGTTCGTCCGGACTGCTCTCCTTTTTGAAAATCGGCGACCGCGCCGCCGGCGCCATTAAGTCCGGCGGAACGACGAGGCGGGCGGCGAAGATGGTCTGTCTCGATTTGGACCATCCGGACGTCGAGGAATTCATTAACTGGAAGGCGAACGAAGAAAAGAAGGTGCGGGCGCTCATTGAAGCCGGGTACGATCCGTCGTTTAACGGAGAGGCGTACGAAACGGTGTCCGGACAGAACTCCAACAACTCGGTGCGCGTCCCGAATGCGTTCTTTAAAGCGGTAGAAGAAGATGGGACGTGGAAGCTGATTCGCCGCACTGACGGCAAGGTCAGCAAAGAACTGCGGGCCCGCGATCTGTGGGATCAAATCGCCGATGCGGCCTGGGAGTGTGCGGACCCCGGAATCCAGTGTGACGATACGATTAACGAATGGCACACGTGTCCAGCCGGAAGTGACGGTCAACTTGGTGCCAAGCACAACCGCATCAACGCGTCCAACCCGTGTTCGGAGTACATGTTTTTGGACAATACGGCGTGTAACCTCGCGTCCCTCAACTTGCTGAAATTTTTTGACGCCGAACGCCGCCAGTTCGATATAGACGGACTGGAACACAGTGTCCGGTTATGGACGATCGTGCTGGAAATCTCGGTGCTGATGGCCCAGTTTCCGTCCAAAGAAATCGCGAGGCTGTCTTACGAATTCCGGACACTCGGGCTCGGCTACGCGAATATCGGGACGGTGTTAATGGTGTCCGGCATCCCGTACGATTCGAAGGAGGCATTGGCCATTACGGGAGCCGTCACAGCGATCATGACCGGTACAGCTTACGCCACGTCGGCTGAAATGGCGAAGGAGCTCGGCCCGTTCAAAGCGTACAAACACAACAGGGAGCACATGCTGCGGGTTATTCGCAACCACCGCCGCGCCAGTTACGATGCTCCGGAAGACGAGTACGAAGGGCTGACGATCAAACCACTCGGCATCAGTGAAGAACACTGTCCGAAAGATTTGCTCGCGGCGGCCCGTACGAGCTGGGACAAAGCGTTGGAGTTAGGGGAACAATACGGATACCGCAACGCGCAAGTCACAGTGCTGGCGCCGACCGGCACCATCGGGCTGTTGATGGATTGCGACACGACAGGTGTCGAACCGGATTTTGCCCTGGTCAAATTTAAAAAGCTGGCCGGCGGCGGTTACTTCAAAATCGCCAACCAATCCATCCGCCCGGCCTTGAAAAACTTGGGTTACAACGAGAAGCAAATTGAAGACATTTTGACTTACGTAACCGGGACTCTCTCGTTAGACGGCGCTCCTCACATCAACCGGGAGTCGCTCAAAAACATTGGCTTTACAGACGATGACATCAAGAAAGTGGAAGACGCCCTTCCAACAGTGTTCGAACTGCCTTACGCGTTTAATGTGTCGACACTCGGGGAAGAGTGTTTGTCCCGCTTAGGGTTTACGCCGGAACAATACCAATCCCCAGAGTTTGACTTGTTGAAGGCACTCGGCTTTACGCAAGAGCAGATCGACGAAGCGAACGACGTCATTTGCGGTATGCTGACGACGGAAGGCGCTCCGCACTTGAAGGAAGAGCACTATCCCGTATTCGACACAGCGAACAAATGCGGCAAACACGGAACCCGTTACATCCACTACATGGGGCACATTCGGATGATGGCCGCTGCCCAGCCGTTTTTGAGCGGTGCCATTTCCAAGACGATCAACATGCCAGAACACGCAACACGAAAGGACATTCAGCACGCTTACTGGGAAAGCTGGAAGTACGGCTTAAAAGCGATCTCCATTTACCGGGACGGTTCGAAAAGTTCCCAACCGCTCAACAGCAAGGGAGATAAAAATGAGACAAAAGAAACCGACACGGCAGTGGAAACAGATATCCAAGGAGCGGAAACAGTCCAACCTGCGGCCACTTCTGGCGAGTACAGGGAGTTCATCGCCAAAGGGCATGCGACAAGCGAACGGCGCCGGCTACCGCGTCAGCGGGAAGGGTTCACCCAGGAAGCACGCATAGCGGGGCAGAAAATTTTTGTGCGAACAGGTGAATACGAAGACGGCTCCCTGGGGGAACTGTTCATTGACATGCACAAAGCGGGGACGACGATGCGCGGGATGTTGGACGCTTTTGCTGTAGCCGTGTCACTCGGCCTGCAGCACGGCGTTCCCCTTGAAAAATACGTCGACGCCTTCACCTTTACGCGGTTTGAGCCGGCCGGTGTAGTAGATCACCCGAACATTAAGATGGCCACTTCCGTCGTCGACTACGTGTTCCGGATGATCGGCATGGAGTATTTAGGCCGAAAAGACTTTGTTCAAGTGCCGCCAGCCGATGAAGAGCTCCGCTACTACCAAAACAAGTTGAAACAGCAGGAGAGAAAAAATCGAACTGCCGATGTCAAACAAACGGCAACTCAAAGGGAGATGGAACAATCGGCGGACAAACCAACCTTACCCCAGCTTGCCGAGCCAAAGTTGAACAGTGCGAAAGTGGCGAGCAACGGCGCTCCCATCTGCACTGAGTGCGGCGGCATGACGAAGCAAAGCGGGACGTGTTACGTCTGCCTCGACTGCGGTTCGACGACAGGTTGTTCGTAA
- a CDS encoding metallophosphoesterase produces MRIFAIADLHLSFNKDVTLYDIDAEKDQYKPMDVFCGWERHFDKIRDNWLQSVSENDTVLIPGDISWAMKLEQAVHDFRWIHQLPGRKVMSPGNHCYYVTTKKKIRSVLPESMEWIDGDYTLVGDYVVVATRGWILPQDADWDETYDRKIHDRQVGRLNLALESARKDHPERPVIAMLHYPPLTTYAPDSDFFHVLKQYDVELCLYGHLHGNAHRTAINGEVDGIELRLVSCDYLNFNLLRVR; encoded by the coding sequence ATGCGTATATTCGCCATAGCCGATTTACACTTGTCGTTTAATAAAGACGTCACCTTGTACGACATCGACGCGGAGAAAGACCAATACAAACCCATGGACGTATTTTGCGGGTGGGAGCGTCACTTTGACAAAATTCGGGATAATTGGTTGCAAAGCGTATCCGAAAACGACACCGTGCTCATTCCCGGAGACATCAGCTGGGCCATGAAGCTGGAGCAAGCTGTCCACGACTTTCGCTGGATTCACCAGCTTCCTGGCCGGAAAGTGATGTCACCGGGCAACCACTGCTACTACGTGACGACTAAAAAGAAAATTCGCAGCGTCCTTCCTGAAAGTATGGAGTGGATTGACGGAGACTACACACTGGTGGGAGACTATGTAGTGGTTGCAACGCGGGGGTGGATACTGCCACAAGATGCCGACTGGGATGAAACGTATGACCGCAAAATACACGACCGTCAAGTGGGGCGCCTCAACCTCGCCCTGGAAAGTGCGCGGAAAGATCACCCCGAAAGACCGGTCATCGCCATGTTGCATTACCCACCGCTTACGACTTACGCTCCGGACAGCGACTTTTTTCACGTGTTGAAACAGTACGACGTCGAGTTATGCCTTTACGGTCACCTGCACGGAAACGCGCACCGAACTGCGATTAACGGTGAAGTGGACGGAATTGAACTGCGCCTCGTCTCGTGTGATTATTTGAATTTTAACCTGTTGCGAGTCCGATGA
- the mntR gene encoding transcriptional regulator MntR, with protein MPTPSMEDYLERIYQLIEDKGYARVSDIAEHLDVHPSSVTKMVQKLDEKKYLVYEKYRGLILTPKGKKMGKRLVDRHELLEEFLRIIGVDEDLIYSDVEGIEHHLSWDAITCLEYLVEYFRDDPKRIEDLHMLKAADEAEEAEMEEKNRGDSR; from the coding sequence ATGCCGACACCAAGCATGGAAGACTATTTGGAGCGCATCTATCAACTGATAGAAGACAAAGGGTACGCCCGCGTTTCAGACATTGCCGAACACTTGGACGTGCATCCGTCTTCGGTGACGAAAATGGTGCAAAAACTGGATGAAAAAAAGTATTTAGTGTACGAAAAATACCGCGGTCTCATTTTAACCCCGAAAGGCAAAAAAATGGGCAAACGCTTGGTGGATCGGCATGAGCTGTTAGAAGAGTTCCTTCGCATCATTGGCGTGGATGAGGACCTCATCTATTCAGACGTAGAAGGCATCGAACACCACTTGAGCTGGGATGCCATTACGTGCTTGGAATACTTGGTAGAGTACTTCCGCGACGACCCGAAGAGGATTGAGGATTTACATATGCTCAAAGCTGCCGACGAAGCGGAAGAAGCGGAAATGGAAGAAAAAAATAGAGGAGACAGTCGGTAA
- a CDS encoding patatin-like phospholipase family protein, whose amino-acid sequence MPLWANAVFQGGGVKAIGLVGALTVAEQRGYRWRRMAGTSAGAIIASLVAAGYTAEEIRRVIEELDYTLFTEPGAWHLLPYIGPVARLWIKKGLYSGKEIERWLDDLLRQKGVHTFADLKAGTLQIVVSDITRGRLVVLPEDLKLYGLSAVDLPVARAVRMSCGIPFFFDPIVLYSRSEPKRNYMVDGGVLSNFPLWLFDEEAPKWPTFGFRLVSEDGEAAPHEIRGPFSLFRALFQTMMDAHDTRHLEEQDKVRTILVPSLGVKSTDFHITPEKSAALFDAGKKAAEKFFRQWDFQQYLKNFHGKVVVTINRRQNKLP is encoded by the coding sequence GTGCCGTTGTGGGCAAACGCTGTCTTTCAAGGGGGAGGCGTAAAAGCGATTGGATTGGTCGGGGCACTGACCGTCGCCGAACAGCGCGGCTACCGGTGGAGACGGATGGCGGGAACGTCGGCAGGAGCGATTATTGCGTCGTTAGTAGCGGCAGGGTATACGGCTGAGGAGATCCGTCGCGTGATCGAAGAGTTGGACTACACCCTGTTTACAGAACCAGGAGCGTGGCACTTATTGCCTTATATCGGACCCGTGGCGCGGTTGTGGATAAAAAAAGGGCTTTACTCGGGGAAAGAAATCGAGAGGTGGCTGGATGACTTGCTGCGTCAGAAAGGGGTCCACACGTTTGCCGATTTAAAAGCCGGCACATTGCAAATCGTCGTTTCCGACATCACCCGGGGGAGACTGGTGGTACTACCTGAAGATTTGAAGTTGTATGGACTGTCGGCAGTCGACTTGCCGGTGGCCCGGGCAGTGCGGATGAGTTGCGGGATTCCCTTTTTCTTCGATCCGATTGTGCTTTACAGCCGATCCGAACCGAAGCGCAATTACATGGTCGACGGCGGTGTGTTGAGCAATTTTCCGTTGTGGCTGTTTGATGAAGAAGCACCCAAATGGCCGACGTTCGGCTTTCGCCTCGTGTCCGAAGATGGAGAGGCCGCGCCACATGAGATACGAGGGCCGTTCTCTCTCTTTCGGGCCCTTTTCCAAACCATGATGGACGCGCACGACACAAGACACTTAGAAGAGCAAGACAAAGTGCGTACAATTCTCGTCCCTTCATTAGGTGTAAAGTCGACCGATTTTCACATCACCCCGGAAAAGAGCGCGGCTCTCTTTGACGCGGGAAAAAAAGCAGCCGAGAAATTTTTCCGGCAATGGGATTTTCAGCAGTATTTAAAGAACTTCCACGGCAAGGTAGTTGTGACGATCAACAGGAGACAGAACAAGCTGCCTTAG
- a CDS encoding L,D-transpeptidase family protein has translation MRILSTFLLSLCLVLTTGYSAPPQGVPRDTGDSTSNRYILIDLWKRQLFLYEGDRVVKQYPVAPGREQHPSPIGEWVITYKSTDWGGGFGTRWLGLNVPWGIYGIHGTNLPHTIGQDASHGCFRMFNEHVEELFSLVNTGTLVIVDGPLPRRDEWALKTLVRGDKGSDVLLVQNRLRASGYYEGPVDGIFGYGLEAAVKRWQRDMNWEVTAQISWREYLELGLVE, from the coding sequence ATGCGGATATTGTCAACCTTTTTGCTTTCGTTATGCCTCGTTCTAACAACCGGCTACAGTGCGCCTCCCCAAGGCGTTCCCCGGGATACGGGGGACTCGACGTCTAACCGCTACATCTTGATCGACTTATGGAAACGGCAACTGTTCCTGTACGAAGGAGACCGTGTCGTGAAACAGTACCCAGTCGCCCCTGGACGTGAACAGCATCCGAGCCCGATCGGCGAATGGGTGATTACGTACAAGTCGACAGACTGGGGCGGAGGATTCGGGACACGCTGGCTCGGATTAAATGTGCCGTGGGGGATTTACGGGATCCACGGCACGAACTTGCCACACACAATTGGCCAAGATGCGAGTCACGGGTGTTTTCGCATGTTTAACGAACACGTTGAAGAACTGTTTTCCCTCGTGAACACCGGCACACTTGTCATCGTAGACGGCCCTCTTCCCAGGCGCGACGAGTGGGCGCTCAAAACCCTTGTCCGAGGGGACAAAGGTTCCGATGTGTTGCTCGTACAAAACCGGTTGCGGGCTTCCGGCTACTACGAAGGACCCGTCGACGGCATATTCGGATACGGGTTGGAAGCGGCGGTCAAGCGCTGGCAACGAGATATGAACTGGGAAGTGACCGCGCAAATCAGTTGGCGAGAGTACTTGGAGCTGGGGTTAGTCGAGTAG
- the aroQ gene encoding type II 3-dehydroquinate dehydratase: protein MIEVLVLHGPNLNMLGKREPGIYGRMTLEEMNARLKEVGKMWGLKVHAFQSNSEGEIVEYIHQADERYDYILLNAGAYTHYSYAIHDALRAVDVPAIEIHLSNIHAREPFRRMSVLAPAVIGQIAGFGYDSYELGLYAIKKAVERKVNAR, encoded by the coding sequence GTGATAGAAGTACTCGTTTTACACGGTCCGAACTTGAATATGTTGGGTAAACGGGAACCGGGTATTTACGGCCGCATGACGCTCGAGGAAATGAACGCCCGATTGAAAGAAGTAGGGAAAATGTGGGGCTTGAAGGTTCACGCGTTCCAGAGCAACAGCGAAGGGGAAATCGTCGAATACATTCATCAGGCGGACGAACGCTATGACTACATACTGCTGAACGCCGGGGCGTACACCCACTACAGTTATGCGATTCACGACGCACTGCGCGCTGTCGACGTCCCGGCCATCGAGATTCACCTTTCGAACATTCACGCTCGGGAACCGTTTCGCCGTATGTCTGTTCTCGCCCCAGCCGTCATCGGCCAGATTGCCGGTTTTGGTTACGACAGCTACGAACTCGGACTGTACGCCATAAAAAAAGCTGTAGAACGCAAGGTGAATGCGCGATGA
- a CDS encoding M24 family metallopeptidase — MKRLERLRHFMHKENIDALLVSDAVNRRYVTGFTGTSGFALVTRDRALLITDFRYVTQAREQAPHFHIVQHKGTIWQTVAEQCARLEIRSLAYEEHHLTVAQFRELEQELKGTALKPSDQVVERLRQIKDERELAILQKAAEIADRTYEHILSFIREGVTERDVMFELEFVMRKLGAQSSSFDIIVASGKRSALPHGVASGKKLEQGDFVTLDFGAVYEGYCSDMTRTVVVGEPSAKQRNIYDIVLKAQERVLQGLRPGMTGREADALARHYIAERGYGDNFGHSTGHGIGLDVHEGPLLSHKSETVLQPGMVVTVEPGIYIPDLGGVRIEDDVVITGSGCKRLTRSEKELVIV; from the coding sequence ATGAAGCGGCTGGAGAGACTGCGGCACTTCATGCACAAAGAAAATATCGACGCCCTCTTGGTGTCTGACGCCGTAAATCGCCGCTACGTGACGGGTTTCACTGGGACTTCCGGCTTTGCCCTGGTCACCCGGGACCGCGCCCTGCTCATAACAGATTTTCGCTACGTGACTCAAGCCCGAGAACAGGCGCCGCATTTCCACATCGTCCAGCATAAAGGGACAATTTGGCAAACGGTTGCCGAACAGTGTGCCCGTTTGGAGATCCGATCTCTCGCGTACGAAGAGCACCACTTAACGGTTGCGCAATTTCGAGAGCTAGAGCAAGAGCTTAAAGGCACGGCATTAAAGCCGTCGGATCAGGTCGTCGAACGCTTGCGCCAGATCAAAGACGAACGGGAACTGGCCATTTTGCAAAAAGCTGCCGAGATCGCTGACCGAACGTACGAGCACATCCTATCGTTCATTCGGGAAGGTGTCACTGAGCGGGACGTGATGTTCGAGCTGGAGTTTGTCATGCGCAAGCTAGGTGCCCAGTCGTCTTCGTTTGACATCATTGTGGCCTCCGGCAAGCGTTCGGCACTGCCCCATGGGGTGGCGAGCGGAAAAAAGCTGGAGCAGGGCGACTTCGTCACACTGGACTTCGGCGCGGTGTACGAAGGATACTGCTCGGACATGACGCGGACTGTCGTCGTCGGCGAACCGAGCGCAAAACAACGGAACATTTACGATATTGTCCTCAAGGCGCAAGAACGTGTGCTCCAAGGCCTCCGGCCGGGAATGACCGGACGAGAAGCCGACGCACTCGCCCGCCACTACATTGCGGAAAGAGGGTACGGCGACAATTTCGGCCACAGTACAGGACACGGAATTGGCTTAGACGTGCACGAGGGGCCGCTCCTTTCACACAAGAGTGAAACCGTTCTGCAACCGGGCATGGTCGTGACCGTTGAGCCCGGCATCTACATTCCCGATTTGGGCGGCGTGCGCATTGAAGACGACGTCGTGATCACGGGGTCCGGTTGCAAACGACTGACACGGAGTGAAAAAGAACTTGTCATCGTGTAG
- the efp gene encoding elongation factor P, with product MISTNDFRTGLTIELDGDPWQIMDFQHVKPGKGAAFVRSKLRNLRNGNIQERTFRAGEKVPRAHVETRQMQYLYNSGDEYTFMDNETYEQITLPAANLEREIKFLKENMNVNIVSVKGETIGVELPNTVELEVVDTEPGIKGDTASGGTKPATLETGLTVQVPFFVNVGDKIIVDTRKEEYVSRV from the coding sequence GTGATATCCACGAACGATTTTCGTACGGGTCTCACCATTGAACTGGATGGAGACCCATGGCAAATTATGGATTTTCAACATGTCAAACCGGGAAAGGGGGCCGCGTTTGTCCGTTCCAAACTGCGGAATTTGCGCAACGGTAATATTCAAGAGCGGACGTTCCGGGCCGGAGAGAAAGTCCCTCGCGCTCACGTGGAGACGCGGCAGATGCAGTACTTGTACAACAGCGGGGATGAGTACACGTTTATGGACAATGAAACGTACGAGCAGATTACACTCCCCGCGGCAAATCTCGAGCGGGAAATTAAATTTTTGAAAGAGAACATGAACGTAAACATTGTGAGTGTGAAAGGAGAAACGATCGGAGTCGAACTGCCGAATACAGTCGAGCTGGAAGTCGTAGACACGGAACCGGGCATTAAAGGGGATACCGCGTCTGGCGGAACGAAGCCGGCCACGCTGGAAACCGGACTGACGGTTCAAGTGCCGTTTTTTGTCAACGTTGGAGACAAAATCATCGTCGACACGCGCAAAGAGGAATACGTATCCCGAGTATGA
- a CDS encoding DUF441 domain-containing protein — MYGDILLVGLIVIGIIGRSPIIATAASFLLILKLSHLEHYFPAIERRGLELGLLFLTIAVLIPFANGSIGYKDVLSVFTSAPGILALIGGALATYMNGKGLDLLKIDPELIVGLVIGSIFGILFMRGIPVGPLMAAGITAFLLKVFSFFFR, encoded by the coding sequence ATGTACGGAGACATACTACTCGTCGGCCTCATCGTGATCGGCATAATCGGACGTTCGCCCATCATCGCCACTGCCGCGAGTTTCCTGCTAATTTTAAAACTGTCACACCTAGAACACTACTTTCCCGCCATCGAACGCCGCGGGCTTGAGTTAGGGCTCTTGTTCTTGACGATAGCGGTCCTTATACCGTTTGCCAACGGCAGCATCGGATATAAGGACGTCTTATCTGTGTTTACAAGCGCACCGGGAATTTTGGCTCTCATCGGAGGAGCACTTGCCACGTACATGAACGGCAAGGGGCTCGATTTGTTGAAAATCGATCCAGAGCTCATCGTCGGTCTCGTCATCGGCTCCATATTCGGTATCCTCTTTATGCGTGGAATTCCGGTCGGCCCCCTCATGGCAGCCGGGATCACGGCTTTTTTGCTAAAGGTGTTTTCATTTTTTTTCAGATGA
- a CDS encoding phosphosulfolactate synthase → MDWEWVKERTAKPRQSGVTMVIDTGLGMNAFRDLLNIAGPYIDFVKLGFGTAGLTPSGVLQEKIACAKEHDTLVYPGGTFFEAAFARGCWERYMETLEQVGFPAVEISEGSLTLPPGMRQNVISRMSESFLVLSEVGKKTKGTCISFDQLYRTYEQDRLAGASYVIVEGRESGKDVGIYDKNGELDPKFVQEAQKRCGTDIIWEAPLKSQQATLIQLLGENVNLGNVASKDALAVEALRRGLRSDTFSVNLQPELSTQ, encoded by the coding sequence ATGGACTGGGAATGGGTGAAGGAACGCACGGCAAAACCACGCCAATCCGGCGTGACGATGGTCATCGATACGGGCCTCGGAATGAACGCCTTTCGGGATTTACTGAACATCGCCGGCCCGTACATCGACTTTGTCAAATTAGGGTTTGGGACGGCGGGTCTCACGCCTTCCGGCGTTTTGCAAGAAAAGATTGCGTGTGCCAAAGAGCACGACACTTTGGTGTATCCCGGGGGAACGTTTTTTGAAGCGGCTTTTGCCAGGGGATGTTGGGAGCGCTATATGGAGACGTTAGAACAAGTAGGGTTCCCGGCAGTTGAGATTTCAGAGGGGAGCCTGACTCTCCCGCCGGGAATGCGCCAAAACGTGATTTCTCGCATGAGCGAATCTTTTCTCGTCTTGTCTGAGGTGGGTAAAAAAACGAAAGGGACTTGTATCTCCTTCGACCAGCTGTACCGCACTTATGAACAAGATCGACTGGCGGGTGCCTCCTACGTCATCGTCGAAGGGCGTGAATCGGGAAAAGACGTCGGCATTTACGACAAAAACGGGGAGCTCGATCCCAAATTCGTACAAGAAGCCCAAAAACGGTGTGGCACGGACATCATTTGGGAAGCACCGTTGAAGTCACAGCAAGCGACACTGATTCAGTTGCTCGGGGAAAACGTGAACCTGGGAAACGTCGCGTCAAAGGACGCCCTTGCTGTGGAAGCGCTGCGCCGCGGCTTGCGTTCAGACACATTTTCCGTCAACCTTCAACCGGAACTGTCGACGCAATAA
- a CDS encoding MFS transporter, translating into MSGQNSQSRERPRASAIATLSLIPLIMVLGNSMIVPVLPQAKAALDVSQFQVSLFITLFSIPAGIVIPLAGILSDRIGRKKVIIPSLLLYGTGGVVAGLAAWIGDGSYPLLLTGRIIQGIGAAGTAPIAMALVGDLYDRQSRSKALGIIEAANGMGKVLSPIIGSLLAVITWFSLFFAFPILCLPAAVLVWWLIREPGTQKEPPPLAQYKNHLMNTWKNQGKWLLAAFLAGSVTLFVLFGVLFYLSDVLEKTYRIEGVRKGLVLAIPLLALSSTSYWCGGFVQHRIKYMKPFIVAGLGTLAVVIGAVPFVNSNIVLISLLVVGGVGSGLVLPCLNTMITSSVGKEERGIVTSLYNSVRFIGVALGPPYSALLWTQKPPCFCQSAALQR; encoded by the coding sequence ATGAGTGGACAAAACAGTCAATCGAGGGAACGGCCGCGCGCCAGCGCCATAGCGACGCTAAGCCTTATTCCTCTCATTATGGTGCTCGGCAATTCCATGATAGTACCCGTGTTGCCACAAGCAAAAGCGGCTCTCGACGTCAGTCAGTTTCAAGTGAGTCTGTTCATTACCCTCTTCTCCATCCCGGCCGGGATCGTCATCCCTTTAGCGGGCATCCTCTCTGACAGAATCGGCCGCAAAAAAGTTATCATTCCAAGTTTGCTCCTGTACGGGACGGGAGGAGTTGTCGCCGGCCTCGCCGCCTGGATTGGGGACGGGTCTTATCCTCTCCTCCTCACCGGGCGCATCATCCAAGGAATCGGTGCTGCCGGGACCGCCCCCATCGCCATGGCCCTCGTCGGCGACTTGTACGACCGACAAAGCCGCAGTAAAGCCCTCGGAATTATTGAAGCGGCCAACGGTATGGGGAAAGTCTTGAGTCCCATTATCGGTTCGCTCCTGGCGGTGATCACATGGTTCTCCCTCTTTTTTGCTTTCCCTATTCTGTGCCTCCCTGCCGCTGTCCTCGTCTGGTGGTTGATTAGAGAGCCAGGGACCCAAAAGGAGCCGCCGCCCCTCGCCCAGTACAAAAATCATTTAATGAACACGTGGAAAAACCAAGGGAAATGGTTGCTCGCCGCCTTTTTGGCCGGCTCTGTCACGCTGTTCGTGTTGTTCGGGGTGCTGTTTTACCTCTCCGACGTACTGGAAAAAACGTACCGCATTGAAGGGGTGAGGAAAGGACTCGTCCTCGCTATTCCGTTGTTGGCGTTAAGCTCGACGTCGTACTGGTGCGGTGGGTTCGTTCAGCATCGCATCAAATATATGAAGCCTTTTATCGTCGCCGGCCTGGGAACGCTCGCCGTCGTCATCGGCGCCGTCCCGTTCGTCAACAGCAACATTGTGCTCATCAGCTTGCTCGTCGTCGGGGGTGTGGGAAGTGGTTTAGTGTTGCCGTGTTTAAACACGATGATCACGTCGTCTGTCGGGAAAGAGGAACGGGGCATCGTCACCTCTCTGTACAACAGCGTTCGATTTATCGGCGTCGCGCTAGGCCCCCCGTATTCGGCGCTTTTATGGACACAAAAACCGCCCTGTTTTTGTCAGTCGGCGGCATTACAGCGTTAA